A window of the Lagopus muta isolate bLagMut1 chromosome 1, bLagMut1 primary, whole genome shotgun sequence genome harbors these coding sequences:
- the NIPA2 gene encoding magnesium transporter NIPA2 encodes MSQARGRYDFCIGLVLAMSSSIFIGGSFILKKKGLLRLARKGSMRAGQGGHAYLKEWLWWAGLLSMGAGEVANFAAYAFAPATLVTPLGALSVLVSAILSSFFLNEKLNLHGKIGCLLSILGSTVMVIHAPQEEEVETLDEMSNKLRDPGFVVFATVVVIVSLILIVVVGPRHGQTNILVYITICSVIGALSVSCVKGLGIAIKELFAGKPVLKRPLSWILLLSLTVCVSTQINYLNRALDIFNTSIVTPIYYVIFTTSVLTCSAILFKEWQHMAADDITGTFSGFLTIIVGIFLLHAFKDVNFTLANLPVSLRKDDRAANGSLLSTYDCFNHDEESSTCLSEIQSTESLSARRNGSLSAF; translated from the exons ATGAGCCAAGCCCGTGGGAGATATGACTTCTGCATTGGGCTGGTGTTGGCTATGAGCTCCAGCATCTTTATTGGAGGGAGTTTCATCCTGAAAAAGAAAGGCCTTCTCCGATTAGCAAGGAAGGGCTCCATGAGAGCAG GTCAAGGTGGTCATGCATACCTTAAGGAGTGGCTGTGGTGGGCTGGACTTCTTTCAA TGGGAGCGGGAGAAGTAGCTAACTTTGCTGCCTATGCTTTTGCACCAGCTACATTAGTGACTCCTCTAGGAGCTCTCAGTGTTCTTGTAAG tgCCATTTTGTCatccttctttttaaatgaaaaacttaatCTACATGGAAAAATAGGGTGTTTGCTAAGTATACTTGGATCAACCGTGATGGTAATTCATGCTCCACAAGAGGAAGAAGTAGAAACTTTAGATGAAATGTCCAACAAACTCCGTGATCCAG GTTTTGTGGTCTTCGCAACAGTTGTTGTCATTGTGTCTTTAATTCTAATAGTCGTGGTGGGGCCTCGCCATGGACAGACCAACATCCTTGTGTACATCACAATTTGCTCTGTGATCGGAGCATTATCAGTCTCCTGTGTAAAAGGCCTGGGCATTGCTATCAAGGAACTTTTTGCAGGAAAGCCAGTGCTGAAACGTCCCTTGTCTTGGATTCTGCTGCTAAGCCTTACCGTCTGTGTGAGCACGCAGATCAACTACTTGAACAGGGCTCTGGATATATTCAACACTTCAATAGTGACTCCAATCTACTACGTAATCTTTACGACGTCCGTTTTAACTTGTTCTGCTATCCTGTTCAAGGAATGGCAGCACATGGCGGCTGATGATATCACTGGCACCTTCAGTGGCTTCCTTACTATCATCGTGGGGATCTTTTTATTGCATGCCTTCAAAGATGTTAACTTCACCCTAGCAAATTTGCCCGTTTCCTTGCGGAAAGATGACAGAGCAGCAAATGGGTCTTTGCTGAGCACGTATGACTGCTTTAATCACGATGAAGAAAGTTCTACCTGCCTAAGTGAAATACAATCCACAGAGAGTCTCTCAGCCAGGAGAAATGGAAGTCTGTCAGCCTTCTGA